DNA sequence from the Perca fluviatilis chromosome 4, GENO_Pfluv_1.0, whole genome shotgun sequence genome:
ATTCCACCAAGACAGGGAAATAATGATGAGCTGCCTCTCAGTCTCATCACACAGCCGTTCCTATAACCTACTGTACAACTGGTCAGTCAGATCCACTGAAAGTTACCATGGTCACATAAATCATTATCAGGAGGTCAACCTTAAGGAATTGGAATAGACTATACacaagggggtgggggggtgggagaCACATGCATAATTGAACAGTGTGCTTGCTTTCTTTCACTTCTTTCTGAGATTTACGTCACCCTGTGTCACTTCGTCATGAGCCCTTAAGATGTTTTAGTCAACACCAAAGAATCACCCGTCGAGGATATTCAGAGCCCGTTTGAACCGTGGATGTCCCTCTACACGTAAGCCACACTGGCCAGTCGTGTCCAATTAGAGGTATCCATTTGTCCCCTGCCGTTTGGGAGACGTGTTGTGTCACATTATTGGTAAACAGACacgaggggaggggaggggagcaATCAACAGTTTATTAAGGTGTTCTTTCAAGATATGGGTTTAATCAAGAGTTACGCTGAGTGGCAGAATCACTGTTCCTTCTGTGCAGTAGTAGTGGTTTCAGTGGCCCATGAAGACCAGGTGGAGAAATGCAGAGAAAGAGTAGAAGAGAAGGTAGAAGGGAAACAGACGATAACCCAGAGGACATCTCAGAAGACAAGGacgcctaaaaaaaaaaaaaaaaaaaaaaaaaaaaaaaaaaaaaaagaaagtttggcTGGTCTGTTGCTCAGACAgctggagtttttttttcaccagGGATCCCGGAGCTGCTGCTTATCATGTAAGCTAATAATGCTGTTTAGGTTCAGATGAGTCCCCCTGAGTTAGTGCACACGTCAGAGTCAGACAGGCCTTGCCCGCTTGTTCGTTAAGAAGAAAtccacaaagagagagagaaaaaaaaaaaaaaaaaaaaaaaatcatcaattCAGCAATTTTATATCAAGCTTACAATTAGCTTTGGAGAGAAAGAGCCCGTCGTAGTTTTACAAGTCTGCGATTGGAGAATTATTGGGTCGATGTTAGTGTGGAGGAGGGTGAGGAAAAATTCAGGCGTGAATACGGCAGCTCCCACAAAGTGGTGCAGCTAACCTCTGAGTCCTGCTCATCTTCTGAAAACTCTGAGAAGTATGCATTTTGTATCGTGAATGCAATGTGCGCTATGTAGTGCTCAACCAGAGGCTGGGTTGTGTTTTTTGAGCACGCTCATACTTTTATCTTATAATCTGATCATCTGACATGATTCCCAAGTGGTCGTTGGTGCAGGTCTGCCCTGCAGGCGAGTGATTGGGGATCTGGTCAGGTGCTGGTGTTGCAGGTTGCGCTGACTGTGcatcagtcagacagacaggtaggtagaCAGGCAGGTGGGCTGTAATAGGACTCAGGAGCTGAGGCTAAATCAAGGGAGCTGTGTCCATCAAGCCTTTGTTGGGATCCAGGCTGGCAAAGAAGCGGACGTCCCGGTCCTTGTCGGACTGCATAGCCATCACAGTCTCTTCCAGCTCGTCAGAGTAGGCACAGCAGGGCTCCTTGAAGTAAGCTGTACACAAAACACAAGACTCTGTTAGTTCAAGTAAAAACCTACCATCAAAATGCTACGGGATATGTGTAATAGAGAGAAGAGGCAGAGCATGTGCTTGAGGTAATATTCTGTATTGCTCTTATTATAAGCAAATTCCATTAGAAAGACCCAAGTGAATTGATCATACTAACTAGTATGGTtatccaaagcctgatataaCTTATTCCTcacctccattgttgtccatAAAATAGACACTGGCTGATGTTTTCCTTCATTTCACATGggcaatatactgtagattatTTAGAGTTGATCCCACATTCACCTTCTTGCTGCCACAAATACTTGCTAGAGCAACAAATCCGCAGCAGAAAATAGCCCGCAACAAATGCAGTTTAatcctgtttgagtaacatttgctTAAAGCAACAGTGCTTAGCTGTTTTAGgaaagaacttaaaaaaaaaaatgaaactattCATTTGTGACATGTTTTAAAAAGATTGACTTCTTCAATAAGAATCAGTTGAAAAAGTATTGAACACATATTCCATTTTGGTGAATTAATTTGGTGGCAATAACAAAAATACAGGATATCGGCAGCCTTATCCCTTGTGGTgactgacccgttttcaatttttgttttatagcataaaatatgggatgtagaaataagcgctgaaaatgtgtagaagaaaaattttacaatttaaaacgttggaaaaagcaaaaacaaactgtggaaaaaaaataaaataaaaaaggagtcaaaaacatttttttttcaaggttgatgggaagacaacacaagggttatccTTAAAAGACAACATCAATCATTaagtttattaaaatgtttacctTTCTCCATGACACTCTGTCGTAGAGCCTTGGCCACCAGTACGCGGACATTGGCCACCGGGTCTGAGGAGAGGCTGAGCAGGCTGGGCAAGAGGTGCTGGCCAAACTGCTCCATGGGCATGCAGTCCTCCTCCACTATGGCCTACAGTAAACACAAAGTCACAGACAGGCTGGAGTTAGACAGCTAACCTAACACAGGAAGAAGGGAGTCAAGAGGCATTTCATGAATATGAACCTCTGTCACAAGAGTTGATGGATCAAGAATGTGATCATGAACTAAATCGTTCTCTACAGTTTTACTGTAATGAACTAAGAGTTCTCCTCTACAGTATTACCGCAATACATAGCTGCAGCTCTTATCAGTCATCAGGTTGTCTAACATGAACATTACATAGAAAACAGCTAGTGTTTTGTCTGCATCTCTTTAGCAATATTATACGACAGCATAAAGTATTActcctaaaaacacattttacaacCACACTCACATTTTCTGGTACTTTTTGGAAGGAAGCGTTAGTTGCCCTGAGAGAAGTGTTTCACCAAAATATCCCTAATGACCCGAGGGTAGTCCTCCTTGGTTCAATCCCAGAAGGTTTTGGGGGAAGAGCCAAAATCTGTTACAAATACTCTAAGGGCTTATTAAGTGTATCACGATAAGATGGTTGAAACCGGAACCACCTATATGGCTTAAAAAAAGTATGGGAACTGTATGAGATGGATACAAAGACCCACATTTATAAAAGAGATGGAGCCCTGTAATGAGTTTGCTAATGCAATAAGAAAAAGTATACTTTTGtcttatttattattactttttattagggttgggcatcgagaaccgattcctacttggaatcggttctttattggaatcgtttggaggatttggtttcaaatcagaTCATGGGTTCagaatttaacatgcgcaagttttggatTCCGTagcatggagcacagtaagcggcactctagtgtggctttattttacattgaaaaagccccgtcaaactgcaacccacctttgaatctaaataaaactttcctcttatttgtgaaataagcatgtgaaccgtttcaactccacccctcaaagaatcggaatcgataagaaccgaaATCAAAAGtaagaatcagaatcgttaatatccaaacgatgcccaaccatactttttattataaatttttttaacttttttttttttaacttgtttatttgtgtattttgtagcaGCAGTAAATGTGTGAAGTGCaaggtaaaaatgtaaaattgtattgtatgtatggAATGGAATATTTtggtgaaaataaaatataagttccaaaaaaaaagaaaaaacattttacctTTACTCATGAAGCTTaagaatgttgaaaatgtttttagtgAGAAATTAAAGGAAATGGCATTAAAAATATTCCAAGAATCATAAATGGAATACTTGCTCTGCCCCTCAACTCCAGAGAATAATTCATTTGCCGTTTCATTTCCGTTTGCCAATCGTAGCTTGGACAACCGTCAGACAAGCAATCAAAGAGGTACACAACTATTTAGGGAGTTGAAAAACATGTAAAGAGAAAACGCTGGTGTTTCACTAATTTGTGCTAAGTAACGTTAGATAGAGTTACAGACCTGGCAGATGAAGGCAAAGGCCTGCCGTCCAACCCACTTGGGACAGTGGCAGAACCTGACGGTGAGCTCGTTGATGAAGTTCAGGCCCAGATCATCGGCCCCACATGCATACAACTTCTGGAGGATCTCAACAACCTGAGAACCCAAGAGGTGAtaacacacttaaaaaaaaataggatttAAAACTGCAGttaatcaacaacaaaaaatgcaaATGTGTGATTGAGGTGGTTAAGAATTTGTCAACATGTGTTCAAAGGCCGATATTGGACCCATAACAGAGAATTGACACATTGAGGAGCTTTCGCCTCCTGTCTTAACCGTTGCCCAGCTCGATCAGCTCTGTGCAACACGTCTGGGGTCCGTCAAAAATAATAGACCAATTTGACTGGACGTGTATTTTTAGCAGAGCGGAGAGGCAACTGAAAACTTTTGCACCAGCACAACCAATGTAAAAGATATAGAGTGGAGGCCTGGAGGATCGCCTAAAATACAACCCCGTCAGGGCATTAGTTTATCACAAACCTACAACATGTACCGACCATCATCAAAAACAAATTCAATAATGTACACTTACCAGTTTGTATGAGATCCACCTGACCTCTGATACTTTGTCAGAGCAGAGTGTGAGGGCTATCTGTCTGAGGTAGTCAAACACGTCATTGTGGCTGTACAACTCTATGATCAAGATCAACTGCCTGGAGGGGAacagcgagagagacagagcattTCAGTCATGCACACTTTcctgtaaaaagtacaatatagTGAAATACAAAGGGTCACAATTAGGAAATAAACCGTTTAGGTGATACTGTAAATTCACTGGAGAATTAAATCCAACCCATATAGTGTTATGAGAGCAGACTTCAGCCCTGCCATAGTGTCTATGAGCAAGACACCGATCTGGATAAGAGAGTCTGTTAAAATCTAAACGTAATTATTTCTCAAATGGAAGAGGAGACGTACTCTGCCAGCTCATATCTGAATCTCCAGTTACGACTGTTGTCCGTCACCATGAATTCCTGCAGCTGGTACAGGTATTCTCTCCGCTTGTCTGCGTGCAGCAGCTGCAACAAGAGGATGCACATAAACCATTTAAGTTATCTAGTACAACTTATAAAGCAATCAAACTGTGATTTTCTTCTTTAACTGGAAACCAAAACATTATGTAACAAGACCAAACTTACTCATGTTATGGTCAAAAAGTGTTACACTTTGATTGGCAGTATATAAATCTATAATCTCACTTTGAGGAAGTCGTAGAGGTGTTTGAGCACGCCAATGCGGACCTCGTCCAGGTCTTTGAGGAAACCATTGAAGATAGGCACCAGATCAGCGGCTGTCAGCTGGTCTCCCAGGATAACTGCCAGCTCGTGGATTGAGAAAGCCAGCGTACGCCGCACCTTCCACTGCAATTGTGAGGGAGAgggaaaagaaacacacacaaggatTAAAGCACCAGTCGTGAACAAGCAGTGTcttggtaaaagaaaaaaactaatatgTTGCTTCTTAAATAGGACAACAACCACTTAttggtttatttacatttactgataatgctggattttttttttttttttactgagaaACCATTTATCTGAACCCCTCCAATGATTGGTCTGTATCCATTGTACAGTGCAATGATGTCATGCCAACAGTGGTATTCAGTGCTGTGATGAAGTAATGACTGTGTGACGGAGTGCTGTCACACTGTCTCTGTTGCGGTTAAGCAAAGCAACGTTCTCTGCCTCGTACAGTTCCCTTTCTTGCCCTTCAAGCAATGCATTTGTACAAGTGTTATGTTACTCAAGTCGAGCCAAAAACATGAAGAAATTGTGAATAGGTTTCTTCACATGGTTGAGAGAAATTCTGGAAAACCTTAAAACAATTGACCTTCACTCCCTTTACTAGCTTTAACACCgaaacatacaaacaaaaatgatatacagtatatggtacATATTGCCACAACCAAAAGAAAAACACGAGTCTCCTCATTCAATCTACTTTGGCCACTCATTTGTGTCAATTGGCCACTCAATTTATGAAAGAATTTGTTATCTTGTGATTATCCACCTTGTTTTCTTGTGTAAAACATAACTATATCATGTCATGCTGCGTCATTTAGCTTCGACAACCATGTAACTTTAaacattcatgccaataaagctaAAGTAGAGTAATTCAATAGAGTGATCACAAAGAACAACTTTGTGGAAGATTTTTAGGGCAAAATGTATTTCCTACAACCTAACACAATAAAATCCAATAAgaggtataaaaaaaacatatttaacacATCTTAATCAATTAATTTCAAATGCTACACTAGTTCAGTTGTTATGACTATATAGTCAAAATCATCTCAGGACTAAAGTCCCAGAACTTCAAAAtccaaacaaataaaatattttaaattgagCTTTACATTAAGAGTGTGGCTTATATTTCTTCATGCGATTCAACACACATTTTGGAATCAAACAGCTAATCTAACCCCACATTACCTTTATCATTTTCCCATTTCTCTGCCTACCTGCACATCAGTAGCAAGGGTTTCATATGTGTCCTTGAGGCAGTGCCAGTTCTGTCGTCCCAGAGTGAGCGCTACCCCCGGCAGGCTGAAGGCACAGTGTTTGGCTATCTCTGTATCCACCGTCTGGGCCCGAGCTGGGTCAGTCATAGAAAGGTACTGATCCAACAGCTGCTGGGGGATGACATTCtggagatggggggggggatgaaAGAGTTTGATGAACAAACAGGAAATCGGGTTGCACAGGGAGAAGGTATTTGATTACACGTCTGTGCCAATCAATACCAACTGTGAGGTTCTGATCAATATTTCCCAGAAGTATAATAGAAGTGCTGACTGACCTGGATTTTGGGCTTATCCTCAAACACTGGGCTGTGAGCAGAGTCTtcctttccctcctcctccacactcTCAATTAGTTCAGACTCCTGaggaaaatacacacacacacacacaaacacacacacaaaacacacacacacacacacacacacacacacacacaaacacacacacacacacacacacacacacacacacacacacacacacacacacacacacacacacacacacacacacattagggaACAAGCCAACGCGCAAGAAACTAAAATGTCTTATCACTCTTCTGATAACACACCCACGCATTCCTAATGAAACACATTAGCTAAGTTTTTACTGTTAAACTCTTAAATAATTACTGACAATGTTTCTTTTTCAAACTGTGACTTACATTGTTGATTTAGACGAATATATAGAAATGTTTAAGATTTGAAACCAAGTTTTCAGGGTATTTAAAGCACAATAATGGGAGAAATCTGTTACTGAGCTATACATCAAAACCTACACTGTAGGTATCTATTGCAGAGCCCCCTTTTACTCCTTGTATTAAATATAAATCCAGCTTTGAGTCTATGTGGTTACTGAGTATATCTGTTCCGCCATACTATAACATACAACAGCTGACTTAACACACTGCAAATATCTGAATAGTCTCATACTAAAATAGGGGAATCAGGAGGAGACTCTTCCTGGTCCTCCAGGGGCTCCGTCTGCGTCTCTTCGTCCCCTTGCTCCTGAACAGGGCTCGACTCTGAGGCTGGAGAAGTTTCCATCGTTTGCTCCTCTTCTGTGGGACTCTCTTCACTCTCAGACTGAACCTCCACAGATTTACTCTCCACGGACACACGGTTGATGTCGTCCTCGGGCTGCTCTTGTGGCTCGGGTTCAGTCAGGCCGTCATCTGTCGGGCTGTCATCTTCGGGGCTGTCGAGCTGGGCTGCCTTTAGAGCCGCTGACAACACCTGGACTTGAGCTGGACGTAAATTCACATGCACAACTCAATCTACATGCCAATACATTGCCAAAAGTGTACAGCTAATCATATGTAATCTGGGTCTGTATACCCACCTTGTACATCAGGGTCATCCATGTGCGGTTGCAAACAGTCCAAGACCTTCTGGATCTGGTCGCTGGTGGCTTTGCCAGGGCTGGACTTGGAATCAGGACAATCAagttcctcttcctcctcttcctctgtcacTTCCTCTGGTTTTTGACAATTTAGCATCTCCAGCTCCCCACTGATGTCTGGTAAAGGAGATCTCCAATAGTTGAAAGAATTAAAGTTCTCGTCCGTCTGCTCTGTGTCTTTTGCGTTCTTAGCGTTGTTTGTAGTCGTAGGGTTGGTGTTGCTGTTTGAGAATGTGTGGTTGAAGCCGCCACGCATCTCTTTGGGAACAGAAGTGTGGATGTCATCAAAGTTGTGCATTTCCTCACTGTCCGCTGTCGACACGTGCTCTGGGGACGGTGTGGCACGGCCGTCCTGATTGGGAGGTGTGTGAGCAATGGTTCTTCCTGTGTGGCAGCCACTAATGTCGGAGCAGTTCAGAGAGTTTAGGGAGCAGTCGCTGAAATGAGAGTAACAAAATCTATAGGAAGAGCTCATTCCTCATATCTAATACAGAATACATATGTCTATATACTATATTGTGTAGTGCCAAAGCATATTGTTATAGTACTGCTTAAACATAGATAATAGAGCTCtctaaatgaaataataaaatttcTGCCAATTTCAAGTTTGAACTGCtaagatacattattcattacaGATTCAGTGGTGATGAAGGTCATGCAGTCTTACCTGTCCAATGTACACCGGGGGACCTCTAATAGGGCGCCATCCTCTCTGAAGTGAAAGCCTGTGCTTGAGGGATTGGCAAAGGTGGAGATGAAGCGCCCTAGAGACTGAAAGGCAGCCTGTCGCACCTAAAAGCAGGGCAGAGAGGAATCTGTCAGTTTCGTCATGACAACAGTGACTTTTCATAACTCTAAAGCCAATCATCTTCATTTGCCATGATCTTTACTCATTCATGAATAGGAATATTTGCATGGGGCACCAGGGTCAGATATGGTCCAAAATAGTACAGAGAGACGGCCAGTGGAACAGCATGCAGTTCTGTTTATAGTATACTTGAGCGTCTGCATACACAGACAAGATCACACATGTTCATCGCTGCAAACTGTCTGCGGGGTCATTTATTCTGGGCTCATTCTGTGTCATTTTT
Encoded proteins:
- the LOC120556807 gene encoding serine/threonine-protein phosphatase 4 regulatory subunit 1-like, whose amino-acid sequence is METKVCPVLLDLTEPSSDDDYKIEAVAIMCKVVTMLSKDTVEHLLLPRFCDLCSDARLFQVRKVCAANFGEFCSIVGQEATEKLLMPKFFDLCSDSLWGIRKACAECFMMVSNSTSPEVRRAKLSPLFISLISDQSRWVRQAAFQSLGRFISTFANPSSTGFHFREDGALLEVPRCTLDSDCSLNSLNCSDISGCHTGRTIAHTPPNQDGRATPSPEHVSTADSEEMHNFDDIHTSVPKEMRGGFNHTFSNSNTNPTTTNNAKNAKDTEQTDENFNSFNYWRSPLPDISGELEMLNCQKPEEVTEEEEEEELDCPDSKSSPGKATSDQIQKVLDCLQPHMDDPDVQAQVQVLSAALKAAQLDSPEDDSPTDDGLTEPEPQEQPEDDINRVSVESKSVEVQSESEESPTEEEQTMETSPASESSPVQEQGDEETQTEPLEDQEESPPDSPILESELIESVEEEGKEDSAHSPVFEDKPKIQNVIPQQLLDQYLSMTDPARAQTVDTEIAKHCAFSLPGVALTLGRQNWHCLKDTYETLATDVQWKVRRTLAFSIHELAVILGDQLTAADLVPIFNGFLKDLDEVRIGVLKHLYDFLKLLHADKRREYLYQLQEFMVTDNSRNWRFRYELAEQLILIIELYSHNDVFDYLRQIALTLCSDKVSEVRWISYKLVVEILQKLYACGADDLGLNFINELTVRFCHCPKWVGRQAFAFICQAIVEEDCMPMEQFGQHLLPSLLSLSSDPVANVRVLVAKALRQSVMEKAYFKEPCCAYSDELEETVMAMQSDKDRDVRFFASLDPNKGLMDTAPLI